Proteins from a genomic interval of Mycobacterium conspicuum:
- a CDS encoding spirocyclase AveC family protein, producing MTTELTPLLMAANAFGWLSGIGFTVTGIYLSVRRRRLHPLLLLCISAISFSWIEAPYDWAMYAQFPPALPRMPSWWPLNMTWGGLPSSVPLGYIGYFCIPAVVGAALGRGLSARFNWRRPITLLAVGLAVGFCWALLFNGGLGARIGVFYYAYVIPGLGLFEGALHQYPIYDAIAMGIQMMVFTYLLGRTDPQDRNVIEMWADRLSKTKLQSAALSAVAVIVIGNVLYSSVFAPHLLTKQMGYVTSGPDVQLFPGVPNQPR from the coding sequence ATGACGACCGAGCTGACGCCGTTGCTGATGGCGGCCAATGCCTTCGGCTGGCTGAGCGGCATCGGGTTCACCGTCACCGGGATCTATCTGAGCGTTCGCCGCCGCCGGTTGCACCCGCTGCTTCTTCTGTGCATCTCGGCGATCTCGTTCTCATGGATCGAAGCCCCGTACGACTGGGCGATGTATGCGCAATTTCCGCCGGCACTTCCACGCATGCCGTCGTGGTGGCCGTTGAACATGACCTGGGGCGGGCTGCCCTCGTCGGTGCCCCTGGGATACATCGGCTACTTCTGCATTCCGGCCGTCGTCGGCGCCGCACTGGGGCGCGGGCTGAGCGCACGGTTCAACTGGCGCAGGCCGATCACGCTGCTGGCCGTGGGCCTGGCCGTCGGGTTCTGCTGGGCCTTGCTGTTCAACGGGGGCCTGGGCGCCCGAATCGGCGTCTTCTACTACGCCTACGTGATCCCCGGACTGGGACTCTTCGAGGGGGCCCTGCACCAGTACCCGATCTATGACGCCATCGCGATGGGTATTCAGATGATGGTCTTCACCTATCTGTTGGGCCGGACGGATCCGCAAGACCGCAATGTCATCGAGATGTGGGCCGACCGGCTCTCTAAGACCAAATTGCAGTCGGCGGCGCTGTCTGCCGTCGCCGTCATCGTCATCGGAAACGTCCTCTACAGCAGCGTTTTCGCCCCCCACCTCCTGACCAAACAGATGGGTTACGTGACCTCCGGTCCCGATGTGCAATTGTTCCCCGGCGTGCCGAACCAACCCAGGTAG
- a CDS encoding cytochrome P450, with the protein MISNRSAELYYDPFDYDIDDDPYPVWKRMRAEAPLYFNDKYGFYALSRYDDVAQALPDWQTYRSGRGTTADILFSGLEVPPGILLFEDPPLHDLHRRLLSRVFTPRRMLAVESLVRDFCSRALDPLRDAEGFDFVADLGAIMPMRTIGYLLGIPEEGQQRIRDRNDTSITVGSQHEDTGGVSATIFEDSIALFAEYIEWRATHPSDDLMTDLLSAEVQEHDGSRRRLERTEVLAYTAMIAGAGNETTARLIGFMGQLLGEHPDQRRQLAADPALIGSAVEETLRYEPPSPVQARYVARDTELYGRTVTEGSYMLLLNGSANRDETKFTDPDRYDIHRKGGHLSFGQGVHFCLGSALARLEARVAFEEVLKRWTDWTVDYDNASRAHTSSVRGWARLPVTTV; encoded by the coding sequence GTGATCAGCAATCGATCTGCGGAGCTATACTACGACCCGTTCGACTATGACATCGATGACGATCCGTATCCCGTGTGGAAGCGGATGCGCGCCGAAGCGCCACTGTACTTCAACGACAAGTACGGCTTTTATGCGTTGAGCCGCTACGACGATGTCGCGCAAGCGCTTCCGGACTGGCAGACCTATCGCTCCGGACGGGGCACTACCGCAGACATCTTGTTCAGCGGCCTCGAAGTTCCGCCAGGAATCCTGCTGTTCGAGGATCCTCCGCTGCACGACTTGCACCGTCGCCTGCTGTCACGCGTTTTCACCCCACGGCGCATGCTGGCCGTAGAAAGCCTGGTGCGTGACTTCTGTTCTCGCGCACTGGATCCGCTGCGCGACGCCGAGGGCTTCGACTTCGTCGCCGATCTCGGTGCAATCATGCCGATGCGCACCATCGGCTATCTGCTCGGCATCCCCGAAGAAGGCCAACAGCGCATCCGCGACCGCAACGACACCAGCATCACTGTTGGATCGCAGCATGAAGACACCGGCGGCGTCAGCGCGACCATCTTTGAGGACTCGATCGCATTGTTCGCCGAATACATCGAGTGGCGAGCGACCCATCCCTCCGACGACTTGATGACCGACCTACTTAGCGCCGAGGTCCAAGAACACGACGGATCCCGGCGACGGCTTGAGCGCACCGAAGTCCTCGCCTACACCGCCATGATCGCCGGCGCCGGCAACGAGACCACCGCACGCCTGATCGGTTTCATGGGCCAGCTGCTAGGGGAACATCCCGATCAACGACGTCAACTCGCCGCCGACCCGGCCCTGATTGGCTCAGCAGTGGAGGAGACCTTGCGCTACGAACCGCCCTCACCCGTCCAAGCCCGCTACGTTGCACGCGACACCGAACTCTACGGACGCACCGTGACCGAAGGCTCCTACATGTTGCTGCTCAACGGCTCAGCCAACCGTGACGAAACCAAGTTCACCGACCCCGACCGCTACGACATCCACCGCAAAGGCGGTCATCTCAGCTTCGGACAAGGAGTGCACTTTTGTCTTGGCTCAGCCCTAGCGCGACTCGAGGCACGAGTCGCCTTCGAGGAGGTCCTCAAGCGATGGACCGACTGGACCGTCGACTACGACAACGCAAGCAGAGCCCACACCTCCAGCGTCCGAGGATGGGCACGCCTTCCGGTCACAACCGTTTAG
- a CDS encoding alpha/beta hydrolase, which produces MARRQPNSRSAAVTNTALRIGVMVMPWIPPWLKRLLAGRRRVTIDGNTLDSTLQLILAAQRRTRTGGLSAAGDPGIARALMRNSHSVMGTHVAVPTTDLTIPGPDRPLRTRHYRPTLAGAAPLLVFFHGGGFVVGDIESHDGLCRMICKDAAIHVLSVDYRRAPEHKAPAAVDDCVAAYRWALGHAAALGADPSRIGVGGDSAGGNLAALVALRSRDEGIGQPALQVLLYPSLDLSAETRSRTLFSDGFFLSKQDMDWFKELYLDGAGLAADDARVSPLKAADLSGLAPALVLTAGFDPLRDEGNEYATALRSAGVSVDHRQFDALTHGFASLAPFGGGSADAIAATISAIRAHLSRA; this is translated from the coding sequence ATGGCACGCAGGCAGCCCAACAGCCGCTCTGCCGCGGTGACCAACACGGCCCTTCGTATCGGTGTCATGGTCATGCCGTGGATCCCGCCGTGGCTCAAACGCCTCCTCGCTGGCCGCAGAAGGGTCACCATCGACGGCAACACTCTTGACAGCACGCTTCAATTGATACTGGCCGCCCAACGACGCACACGCACGGGCGGCCTGTCGGCTGCTGGCGATCCAGGAATCGCCCGCGCCCTGATGCGCAACTCGCACTCGGTGATGGGCACCCACGTCGCCGTCCCCACCACCGACCTCACGATTCCGGGTCCCGACCGCCCCCTGCGGACGCGACACTACCGACCGACCCTCGCGGGAGCGGCCCCACTGCTTGTCTTCTTCCACGGCGGTGGTTTTGTCGTCGGCGACATTGAATCCCACGACGGACTGTGCCGGATGATCTGCAAAGACGCCGCGATACATGTGTTGTCGGTGGACTACCGGCGCGCGCCTGAACACAAGGCCCCAGCCGCGGTCGACGACTGCGTCGCGGCCTATCGCTGGGCACTTGGACACGCTGCCGCACTGGGCGCCGACCCATCCCGAATCGGCGTTGGCGGCGACAGCGCGGGCGGAAATCTAGCGGCGCTGGTCGCGCTGCGCAGCCGCGACGAGGGTATTGGGCAACCGGCGCTGCAGGTGCTGCTCTATCCGAGCCTCGACCTGTCCGCGGAAACCCGGTCGCGCACCCTGTTCTCGGACGGATTCTTCCTGTCCAAGCAGGACATGGACTGGTTCAAAGAGTTGTATCTGGACGGCGCCGGCCTGGCAGCCGACGATGCGCGGGTATCGCCACTGAAGGCCGCCGACCTATCCGGCCTGGCACCGGCCCTGGTGCTCACCGCGGGATTCGATCCACTGCGCGACGAGGGAAACGAATACGCCACGGCATTACGCTCGGCCGGTGTCAGCGTAGACCACCGCCAGTTCGATGCACTTACACACGGCTTTGCCAGTCTCGCCCCCTTCGGAGGCGGCAGCGCCGATGCTATCGCGGCCACCATCTCGGCCATCCGCGCCCACCTCAGCCGCGCCTGA
- a CDS encoding bifunctional diguanylate cyclase/phosphodiesterase codes for MSGSLDDLVTAAAAELMAATASNAAEICQRVLGNLVTHFGVDFGVLRHNDHTIRATVLFAEWPPRENVPDPDPLGVIYFAEADSVFAQLEHLKEPSVLRPEPTNADYQDYIEGATGVPQSSLAGVPLLSGDVTTGSLGFVKFGDRDWRPDELNALQAIGTLFAQLQARIVAEEKVRYLAEHDDLTDLLNRRALIAHLDERLAEGKPGPVAVLFLDLDRFKVVNEHLGQNAGDQFIKGFAELVRESAGASSVTARLGGDELVVVPSEPMDIESAVTFAHHLQAQVHQQILIDGEKVTRSASIGVATGVPGSDNTSDLLRRADQATRLAKGAGGAKVAPYSPEMFERDAIRNDIELSLEGTTNGHNDALVLHFLPEFGIRTGEILGTEALVRWQHPTRGLLMPDSFIGVLESINLAGKLGRLIMRAACAQFGLWRSHGVGRDAVLRVNVSPMELVANNIVDTVSATLDEFEIDPAAVCLEITERVVVQEIDSTRRTLGRLKDIGVQIAIDDFGTGYSALTYLKTLPVDIVKIDRAFVRDLGDSTRDQAIVQAIVALAHALGLEVVAEGLETATAAKALLDLGCDRAQGFLLSRPVDGIAMESLLAKRVVPMDFATVGDSPTR; via the coding sequence ATGTCTGGCTCTCTGGACGATTTGGTCACGGCGGCCGCCGCCGAGTTGATGGCTGCGACGGCCAGCAATGCAGCGGAGATCTGCCAACGGGTGCTCGGTAACTTGGTCACCCACTTCGGCGTGGACTTCGGCGTGTTGCGCCACAACGACCACACGATCCGTGCGACGGTGCTCTTTGCTGAATGGCCACCGCGCGAAAACGTTCCCGACCCTGACCCACTCGGTGTGATCTATTTCGCCGAGGCCGACTCCGTCTTCGCGCAGCTTGAACACCTCAAAGAGCCCAGCGTGTTGCGTCCTGAGCCGACAAACGCTGACTACCAGGACTACATCGAGGGAGCCACGGGCGTGCCGCAAAGCTCGCTGGCGGGCGTGCCGCTGCTGTCCGGCGACGTCACCACCGGCTCGTTGGGTTTCGTCAAGTTCGGCGACCGGGACTGGCGGCCGGATGAGCTGAACGCGCTGCAGGCAATCGGCACGTTGTTCGCTCAGCTGCAGGCCCGCATCGTCGCCGAAGAAAAAGTCCGCTACCTCGCTGAGCACGACGACCTCACCGACCTGCTGAACCGCAGGGCGCTGATCGCCCACCTCGACGAGCGACTGGCCGAGGGGAAGCCGGGACCCGTCGCGGTATTGTTCCTCGACCTGGACCGCTTCAAGGTCGTCAACGAGCACCTCGGCCAGAACGCCGGCGACCAGTTCATCAAGGGCTTCGCCGAACTCGTGCGCGAGTCCGCGGGCGCGTCCTCGGTGACCGCACGCCTCGGGGGCGACGAGCTGGTCGTCGTGCCGTCCGAACCGATGGACATCGAGAGCGCGGTGACGTTTGCTCACCATCTGCAGGCGCAGGTCCACCAGCAGATCTTGATCGACGGCGAGAAGGTCACGCGTTCCGCCAGCATCGGGGTCGCCACCGGCGTGCCCGGATCCGACAACACTTCGGACCTGCTGCGTCGCGCCGATCAGGCCACCCGGTTGGCCAAGGGTGCCGGCGGGGCCAAGGTCGCGCCCTACAGTCCGGAGATGTTCGAGCGGGACGCGATCCGCAACGACATCGAACTCTCCCTCGAGGGGACCACCAACGGCCACAACGACGCCCTGGTGCTGCATTTCCTGCCGGAGTTCGGCATCCGGACCGGCGAGATCCTCGGCACCGAGGCGCTCGTCCGATGGCAACACCCGACTCGCGGGCTGCTGATGCCGGACTCGTTCATCGGGGTGCTCGAATCCATCAACCTGGCAGGCAAACTCGGCCGTCTGATCATGCGCGCCGCCTGTGCCCAGTTCGGTCTGTGGCGCTCACACGGCGTCGGGCGCGATGCGGTGCTGCGGGTCAACGTATCGCCCATGGAACTCGTCGCGAACAACATCGTCGACACGGTCTCCGCAACCCTCGACGAGTTTGAGATCGATCCCGCCGCGGTGTGCCTTGAGATCACCGAACGGGTGGTGGTCCAAGAGATCGACTCGACGCGCCGAACACTCGGTCGGCTCAAGGACATTGGTGTGCAGATCGCGATCGACGACTTCGGTACCGGGTACAGCGCATTGACATACCTGAAGACCCTTCCGGTCGACATAGTGAAGATCGACAGAGCTTTTGTCCGCGACCTCGGCGACAGCACACGCGATCAGGCAATCGTGCAGGCCATCGTCGCGTTGGCGCACGCACTTGGACTCGAGGTCGTCGCGGAGGGCCTCGAAACCGCCACCGCGGCAAAGGCATTGCTCGACTTAGGATGCGACCGCGCGCAAGGCTTTCTGCTGTCCCGCCCGGTGGACGGCATCGCAATGGAGTCGCTACTCGCCAAGCGGGTCGTACCAATGGATTTCGCCACCGTGGGAGATTCCCCAACCCGGTGA
- a CDS encoding Rv1355c family protein gives MNPYTAQVLEAGQADDIAVLEKLRADPAIEFIDHRESQLEELRGLRPPPDGELLAEPGRWVYYPWRRTVVALLGPRAFRAVRLDRNRNVITTAEQDRLGTLRVGVAGLSVGHVIAHTLAAQGLCGELRLADFDSLELSNLNRVPATVLDLGLNKAEVAARRIAELDPYVAVRVLDAGLTADNVDEFLDGLDIVVEVCDSLDIKVSVREGARRRRIPVVMPSADRGLLDVERFDLEPQRPILHGLLGNVDSAKLAALSSREKVPHMIRFLEGEKFSSRPLASVLEIDRTLSTWPQVSADVILGATTIAEAVRRFGVGENLQSGRTRVDVGWALDHLEEPQIPADRPATPVEYSDPTLPCVPGIVAAAAMRAPSASNAQPWFIEAGPDVLTIRLAPEHTSTLDIGLRASAVALGAALFNAKVAAAAQHVLGPAQLVDDVDGVPLQATLQLRAGNDPDLAALYEPMLARETNRRPGMPGAVGADTIALLRTVAEREGAHLHVVTDRDEIAGVATILGAADRTRYLTPQLHAEMVSELRWPGDAYPDTGIDVLSLELEPGGLALADILKRPDVMAHLAKWNAGTVLGEDTRQRILASSALAIISIAGGTLTDYALGGSAVEATWIVAQRCGLGVQPVSPVFLYARDTEDLTALSAPFADELGQLQREFLRLGHAPDGHVPVLMLRLAFSNPASVRSRRSLDRVRLL, from the coding sequence ATAAACCCTTACACCGCTCAAGTTCTCGAAGCCGGCCAGGCGGACGACATTGCGGTCTTGGAAAAACTGCGCGCCGATCCGGCCATCGAATTCATCGATCATCGCGAGTCGCAACTCGAAGAACTGCGCGGCCTTCGGCCGCCGCCGGATGGAGAGCTGCTCGCCGAACCCGGCCGCTGGGTGTACTACCCCTGGCGCAGAACCGTTGTCGCGCTGCTGGGTCCACGTGCGTTTCGGGCGGTCCGCCTGGATCGCAACAGGAACGTGATCACCACCGCGGAGCAGGATCGGCTGGGAACACTGCGCGTCGGTGTCGCCGGGTTGAGCGTCGGGCATGTCATCGCGCACACGTTGGCCGCGCAGGGCTTGTGCGGCGAGCTTCGGCTGGCGGATTTCGACAGCCTCGAGCTGTCCAATCTCAACCGGGTGCCCGCGACCGTGCTCGACCTAGGGCTGAACAAGGCCGAGGTGGCCGCCCGCAGAATCGCCGAACTCGATCCCTATGTCGCCGTACGGGTTCTGGACGCCGGACTGACAGCCGACAACGTCGACGAGTTCCTCGACGGACTGGACATCGTCGTCGAGGTCTGTGATTCGTTGGATATCAAGGTCAGCGTGCGGGAAGGGGCCCGACGCCGTCGGATACCCGTCGTGATGCCCTCGGCCGACCGGGGACTGCTCGATGTGGAACGTTTCGACCTCGAACCGCAGCGGCCGATTCTGCACGGTCTACTCGGCAATGTGGATTCCGCCAAGCTTGCCGCGTTGAGCAGCCGGGAAAAGGTCCCGCACATGATTCGCTTCCTCGAGGGCGAAAAGTTCTCATCGCGCCCACTGGCGTCGGTGCTCGAGATCGACCGCACCCTGTCGACCTGGCCGCAGGTCTCCGCTGACGTGATCTTGGGGGCAACCACGATCGCCGAGGCGGTGCGCAGGTTCGGAGTCGGTGAAAACCTGCAGTCGGGCCGCACCCGAGTCGACGTCGGCTGGGCACTCGATCACCTCGAAGAACCGCAGATCCCCGCGGATCGCCCCGCGACGCCGGTCGAGTACTCGGATCCGACACTGCCCTGCGTACCGGGCATCGTCGCAGCCGCCGCTATGCGCGCGCCCTCGGCGTCCAACGCACAACCCTGGTTCATCGAGGCCGGCCCCGATGTCCTCACCATTCGCCTTGCCCCCGAACACACCTCGACGCTGGACATCGGGTTACGCGCCAGCGCAGTCGCGCTCGGAGCGGCACTGTTCAATGCCAAAGTAGCCGCCGCGGCTCAACACGTGCTGGGACCGGCGCAGCTGGTGGATGACGTCGACGGCGTGCCATTGCAGGCGACGCTGCAACTGCGTGCCGGTAACGATCCCGACCTCGCCGCACTCTACGAGCCCATGCTCGCGCGCGAAACCAACCGACGACCCGGGATGCCGGGCGCAGTTGGCGCAGACACCATTGCGCTGTTACGCACTGTCGCCGAGCGCGAGGGGGCGCACCTGCACGTCGTGACTGACCGCGACGAGATCGCTGGTGTCGCAACGATTCTGGGAGCGGCCGACCGTACTCGCTACCTGACGCCGCAGTTACATGCGGAAATGGTTTCCGAGCTGCGCTGGCCGGGTGACGCATATCCCGACACCGGTATCGACGTGCTCAGCCTCGAACTCGAGCCCGGCGGTCTTGCCTTGGCCGACATTTTGAAACGCCCGGACGTGATGGCTCACCTGGCCAAGTGGAACGCGGGAACCGTGTTGGGCGAGGACACTCGGCAGCGCATCCTTGCGAGTTCGGCCTTGGCGATCATCTCGATCGCCGGGGGAACCTTGACTGACTACGCGCTCGGCGGATCCGCCGTCGAGGCGACATGGATTGTCGCGCAGCGATGCGGGCTGGGCGTCCAACCGGTTTCACCGGTCTTCCTCTATGCCCGCGATACCGAAGACCTCACGGCGTTGTCGGCGCCCTTCGCCGACGAACTGGGACAGCTGCAACGGGAGTTCCTCCGACTCGGCCACGCGCCGGACGGTCACGTGCCCGTCCTGATGCTGAGATTGGCGTTCAGCAACCCCGCGTCGGTGCGAAGCCGTCGCAGCCTCGATCGGGTCCGGTTGCTCTAG
- a CDS encoding PE family protein: MSFVIAAPAKMATAVSDLAGIESALGAARADAATRTTTVLAAAEDEVSAVIAAVFSAHGKDFEALNARAAAFHEQFVQTLTSARAAYAAAEAANASPLAAAVQAAQGLAVFSPVAAATGRPLFGNGANATTPGGNGGDGGFLFGNGGNGAAGASGQDGGKGGSAGLFGRGGNGGAGGNALAGTGGSGGNGGAGGANGLFGGGPGGAGGAGGRGGSAGLVIGPTGVTGGTGGNGGAGGANMHLLGGQAGAGGAGGAGGLGGASSMNGGHGGHGGNGGTGGANHALLGGAAGGGGNGGTGGQGGGAGAQSATGTAGTGGTGGDGGNSPGGTGGNGGQGGPGGESNFNVGSGSASLDGGDGGTGGRGGNGVIGGNGGDGGDGGIAIVRATDAGAAGGAGGGGGAGGDSTGGGHGGSGGRGGAGGNGDAINGSFSASAGGGDGGEGGGAAGATGGPGGGGGGGAAAVFGDQSASGAVGQAGQGNPTGGGGGGGGATVDGTVGTVASGEGGGGGGGGITGGVGGAGGTGGGDGGAGLGGAAGKAGGTAMPSPPGGVGGNAGIGGGGGGGLASANGNPIVIILGGHGGNGGGP, from the coding sequence ATGTCGTTTGTGATCGCGGCGCCGGCGAAGATGGCAACTGCGGTGTCGGATTTGGCCGGTATCGAATCGGCGCTTGGCGCGGCCCGCGCCGACGCGGCGACCCGCACGACTACGGTGCTGGCCGCAGCCGAGGATGAGGTATCGGCGGTGATTGCGGCGGTGTTCTCCGCGCACGGGAAGGACTTCGAAGCGCTCAATGCGCGGGCCGCAGCGTTTCATGAGCAGTTTGTGCAGACGTTGACGAGTGCGAGGGCCGCGTACGCCGCCGCCGAGGCGGCCAATGCCTCGCCGTTGGCCGCGGCCGTGCAGGCGGCCCAGGGCCTGGCGGTGTTTTCCCCGGTAGCGGCGGCGACGGGCCGTCCCCTGTTCGGCAACGGCGCCAACGCGACGACTCCGGGCGGCAACGGCGGGGACGGCGGATTCTTGTTCGGCAACGGCGGCAACGGCGCGGCCGGGGCGTCGGGGCAGGACGGCGGGAAGGGCGGGTCGGCCGGCTTGTTTGGCCGCGGCGGCAACGGCGGGGCCGGCGGTAACGCCCTCGCCGGCACTGGCGGAAGCGGTGGCAACGGTGGGGCTGGCGGGGCGAACGGCCTTTTCGGCGGCGGCCCTGGGGGCGCCGGCGGCGCCGGGGGTAGGGGCGGCTCCGCGGGCTTAGTGATCGGGCCGACCGGCGTGACCGGCGGGACCGGCGGTAACGGTGGCGCCGGCGGCGCCAACATGCACCTGCTGGGCGGCCAGGCCGGCGCCGGCGGGGCCGGCGGTGCCGGCGGCCTGGGCGGGGCGTCGTCGATGAACGGGGGACACGGCGGGCACGGCGGCAACGGCGGGACCGGCGGCGCCAACCACGCGCTGCTCGGCGGGGCCGCCGGGGGCGGCGGTAACGGCGGGACCGGGGGCCAGGGCGGCGGCGCGGGTGCCCAGAGCGCCACCGGCACTGCCGGCACCGGCGGCACCGGCGGCGACGGCGGCAACAGCCCAGGAGGCACCGGCGGTAACGGGGGTCAAGGCGGTCCAGGCGGGGAAAGCAACTTCAACGTTGGGAGCGGCAGCGCCTCGCTCGACGGGGGCGACGGCGGCACGGGCGGCCGTGGTGGCAACGGGGTCATCGGCGGCAACGGTGGCGACGGCGGCGACGGCGGTATCGCCATTGTCCGTGCCACCGACGCCGGTGCCGCCGGTGGCGCCGGGGGTGGCGGCGGCGCCGGCGGTGACAGCACCGGCGGCGGCCACGGCGGCAGCGGCGGCCGCGGGGGCGCCGGCGGCAATGGTGATGCCATCAATGGCAGTTTCAGCGCCTCGGCCGGTGGTGGCGATGGGGGAGAAGGCGGCGGCGCCGCCGGCGCCACCGGTGGTCCGGGTGGTGGCGGCGGTGGCGGTGCCGCCGCGGTATTCGGTGACCAATCGGCCTCGGGCGCCGTCGGCCAAGCCGGTCAAGGCAATCCCACGGGCGGCGGTGGTGGCGGCGGCGGCGCCACGGTCGACGGCACAGTCGGCACCGTCGCCTCCGGCGAAGGCGGCGGCGGTGGTGGCGGCGGTATCACCGGCGGCGTCGGCGGCGCCGGCGGCACCGGCGGTGGCGACGGTGGTGCCGGTCTGGGCGGCGCTGCCGGCAAGGCCGGCGGTACTGCCATGCCGTCACCGCCCGGCGGCGTTGGCGGCAACGCCGGGATCGGGGGCGGTGGCGGTGGTGGCCTCGCCAGCGCCAACGGCAACCCCATCGTCATCATCCTGGGCGGCCACGGCGGCAACGGTGGGGGCCCGTAG
- a CDS encoding PE-PPE domain-containing protein has product MITLFTIAGTGHPGIAGARSTGRGCFPQQVAKRVDPTKFRWRPIPYAAALPFTRSVAAGVARLTDAINATDGEFAIAAYSQGAMVTAPVYRSLRCGPLRHRKSDLRAVVAFANPAREAGHTFPGCPDPGGHGIMSADHRLTDTEDLWWDFVIPNDLAAAVGDDLAGRWLTTIFMAFCNRYSGGLRVIQDTLRGAPANVRPLAATLLPYFSGAASTNGAPHAQYGTYKPIPGNPKTCVDLAVDYLHSIAH; this is encoded by the coding sequence GTGATCACGCTCTTCACCATCGCCGGGACGGGGCATCCCGGGATCGCAGGCGCCAGATCGACTGGCAGGGGCTGCTTTCCGCAGCAGGTGGCAAAGCGCGTCGACCCGACGAAGTTTCGATGGAGGCCGATTCCGTATGCGGCCGCGCTGCCGTTTACCCGCAGCGTGGCGGCCGGGGTCGCCAGGCTCACCGACGCGATCAACGCCACCGACGGCGAATTCGCGATCGCGGCCTACAGCCAGGGCGCGATGGTCACGGCGCCGGTGTATCGGTCGCTGCGCTGCGGACCGCTGCGGCACCGCAAATCGGACCTGCGGGCCGTCGTCGCCTTCGCCAACCCCGCTCGCGAGGCGGGCCACACTTTCCCCGGGTGCCCTGACCCGGGTGGGCACGGAATCATGTCCGCGGACCACAGATTGACCGACACCGAAGACCTGTGGTGGGACTTCGTGATCCCCAACGATCTGGCCGCGGCCGTCGGCGACGACCTCGCCGGGCGCTGGCTCACCACCATCTTCATGGCGTTCTGCAATCGGTACAGCGGCGGCTTGCGCGTCATTCAGGACACGCTTCGGGGCGCACCGGCGAATGTCAGGCCACTCGCGGCGACGTTGCTGCCCTACTTCTCCGGAGCGGCCAGCACCAACGGCGCACCCCACGCCCAGTACGGCACCTACAAACCGATTCCGGGGAACCCGAAGACGTGTGTGGACCTAGCCGTGGACTATCTCCACAGCATCGCGCACTAA
- a CDS encoding thiolase family protein: MPTPVIVGAVRTAIGRSFKGTLVNTPPEALITAVLPEVIRRSGIDPAALDDIIVAESHYGGGDLARYAADATGLQHVPGQAVNRHCAGSLTAIGNAAAQIGSGMERALVAGGVQSLSMTPLMNQRIPGPELKFEERWLPPTHVETPDAPTKDMSITVGWNTAQSVGITREEMDAWAARSHQRAIAAMDAGKFLDEILPLKVEQPDGSVVDFSVDEHPRRDTTVEKLAGLKVLHPEIEGFSITAGNSSGTNDAAAAVALVDRDFAAAEKLSVLATVKAWGAAGVAPRDTGLGAVQVIGKVLQRAGLKPADVALWEINEAFASVPIAACREYGLDEELVNFSGSGCSLGHPIAASGARMVTTLVYELRRRGGGIGVAAMCAGGGQGGAVVIEV, translated from the coding sequence ATGCCAACGCCCGTCATTGTCGGTGCCGTCAGAACAGCCATTGGTCGCTCTTTCAAGGGCACCCTGGTCAACACGCCGCCCGAAGCCCTGATCACCGCGGTGCTGCCGGAAGTGATCCGCCGGTCCGGAATCGATCCCGCGGCGCTCGACGACATCATCGTCGCCGAATCCCACTACGGCGGCGGAGATCTGGCGCGTTATGCCGCCGATGCCACCGGTCTTCAGCACGTGCCCGGCCAGGCCGTCAACCGGCATTGCGCCGGCAGCCTCACCGCCATCGGCAATGCGGCGGCCCAGATCGGCTCCGGGATGGAGCGCGCGCTCGTCGCCGGCGGGGTTCAGTCGCTGTCGATGACGCCGCTGATGAACCAGCGGATTCCCGGACCGGAGCTGAAGTTCGAGGAGCGCTGGCTGCCGCCGACCCACGTCGAGACGCCCGACGCGCCGACCAAGGACATGTCGATCACCGTGGGCTGGAACACCGCGCAGTCGGTCGGAATCACGCGCGAGGAGATGGACGCCTGGGCCGCCCGCTCGCATCAGCGTGCCATCGCGGCGATGGACGCAGGCAAGTTCCTCGACGAGATCCTCCCGCTCAAGGTCGAGCAACCCGACGGCTCCGTCGTCGACTTCAGCGTCGACGAGCATCCGCGCCGCGACACCACCGTCGAGAAGCTCGCCGGGCTCAAGGTTTTGCACCCCGAGATCGAGGGCTTCTCGATCACCGCGGGAAACAGCAGCGGCACCAACGACGCCGCCGCGGCGGTCGCGCTGGTCGATCGCGACTTCGCCGCGGCCGAAAAGTTGTCGGTGCTGGCCACCGTAAAGGCTTGGGGCGCGGCCGGAGTCGCCCCACGAGACACCGGTCTGGGGGCCGTGCAGGTCATCGGCAAGGTGCTGCAGCGCGCCGGGCTGAAGCCTGCCGACGTGGCGCTGTGGGAGATCAACGAGGCTTTCGCGTCGGTGCCGATCGCGGCCTGCCGCGAGTACGGCCTGGACGAGGAGCTGGTCAACTTCTCCGGCAGCGGTTGCAGTCTCGGTCACCCGATCGCGGCCTCCGGCGCGCGGATGGTCACCACACTCGTCTACGAACTGCGGCGCCGCGGCGGCGGCATCGGTGTGGCGGCCATGTGCGCCGGTGGCGGTCAGGGCGGCGCGGTGGTCATCGAGGTCTAG